The genomic region TTACGTCGGACTGCGCGAAAGGATGCGATTCGTGTCGGTGCCGGATGCGTTGGCCGTCGTCGCTCCCCCGGCGAAAAGCCCATGACCTGCGGATTCACTCTCAAAGGAACCGATTCAGGGCGTACCTGAGTGTGAGTGTAGTACAACGGAGTGATGGTCCCGGTAACCCGGGGTCGCAGTGACATTGACCACGTGTTAACGCGCCTCTATTGACATCTGTTCAGCCTGTGAAACGATCGATTGCAACAGTGCAGAAACATTCAGTTGCACGAGTTAACAGCCGAACAACAAATCTAGTGCGCTTTGCCGCGCACACGGTAAGGAGTTAGAGCATGGATTGGCGGCATAATGCGGTCTGTCGTGACGAGGATCCGGAACTGTTCTTCCCCGTGGGGAACAGCGGCCCGGCACTCGCACAGATCGCCGACGCGAAGCTCGTCTGCAACCGCTGCCCAGTGACGACCGAGTGCCTGACCTGGGCATTGGACTCCGGCCAGGACGCCGGCGTTTGGGGCGCCATGAGCGAGGACGAGCGCCGCGCACTCAAGCGGCGCAATGCGCGGACGAAGACCCGCACCAGCGTCTAAAACGCATACACAGACGACACACAGACTTACGGCCCCGGTGAAAACCGGGGCCGTAAGTCTGTGTGGAATGTGTTCGAATTCACGCAATTCCTATTGTTGAAGTCTTGTCCTTCGGCCGATCGGCACGCGCAACACGACGTCCGTTCCACCATCGGGAGCCTGGTGCATACCCAGCGAGCCGTCGAGTTCGGCGGACACCAGCGTCCGGACTATCTGCAACCCCAGTCGGTCGGACTTCTCCAGGCTGAAACCATCCGGTAAACCGCGCCCGTCGTCGTGCACCACGACATCGAGCCACCGGGCCGACCGTTCCGCCCGAATCGTCACGGATCCCTCGCCAGTGTTCGAGTCATAGGCGTGTTCAATCGCGTTCTGCACCAGCTCGGTGATCACCATGACCATCGCGGTGGCCCGATCGGCGTCGAGCACGCCGAGATCCCCCTCCCGCACGATCCGGATCGGGGTGTCAACGGTCGCGACGTCGTTCATGATCGGCACGATCCGGTCCACCACCTGGTCCAGGTTGACCTCCTCGTCCACCGACATGGACAGGGCGTCGTGCACCAGCGCGATCGACGACACGCGACGCACCGACTCGATCAGGGCCTCACGCCCCTCGGCGTTGTTCGTGCGTCTCGCCTGCAGCCGCAACAGGGCCGCAACGGTCTGCAGGTTGTTCTTCACGCGGTGATGGATCTCACGGATGGTGGCGTCCTTGGACAGCAGGGCGCGGTCGCGCCGCTTCACCTCGGTGACGTCTCGAATCAGCACCGCAGCGCCTGCCGCCGAACCGTGCACCACGAGTGGCAGCGTCCGAAACAGCACTGTGGCGCCGCCTGCGTCGACCTCCATGCGCATGCTCGAGCCGCCGTCCAGCGAGTCCCGCACGTGGTCGGCCAGTTCCTGCGCCTCGAACGGGTCGCCGATCAGCGGTCGCGTCACGGCGACGAGGTTGTGCGCCTCGAGTTCGGCCGCCAGGCCCATCCGGTGGTACGCCGAGATCGCGTTGGGGCTGGCGAAGGCGACGTTGCCGTTCACGTCGAGGCGGATGAATCCGTCGCCGACTCGCGGGCTGGACCGCGACGTCGCCAGGTCTCCCACATTGGGGAAGGTGCCCTCCGACAGCATGTGCAGCAGGTTGCGCGCGCAGTCCTGGTAGGCCCGTTCCAGCGGGCTGGCCTTGCGGCGGTCGGCCAAGGCCGTTTGGTGGGTGAGGACGGCGACCACCTGGTTACCGTGCTGGACCGGTACGGCCTCCACGTTGAGCCAGCTGCCGTCGTGCGAAACCCCTTGTGTGACATCGCTCTCGCGACCGATGTGACCGGATCTGAAGGCTGCCGCGACGACGGGCATGACGTCGGCATCGCTCTCCGTGCCCACGGCGTCGGCGAGCAGCACGGTGGGCGCCGTGTTGGGCCGCACCTGAGCCACGCACACCAGCACGCCGTCATCGCGGCGCACCCACATCAGATAGTCGGCGAAGGACAGGTCGGCCAGGAGTTGCCACTCGCTCACCACAGCGTGGAGGTGATCGACGGCGTTGCCGGGCAGGACTGTGTGTTCGGCGAGCAGGTCACCGAGAGTGGACACGCTGCGCCCTTCGCGACGGCGGAGCCGGCGCCGCCTAGCCGATCACGGCGATGAGGTCGCCGGCCTGGATGACGTCGCCCACCGACACGCTGACCGACGTCACCGTGCCCGCGACCTCGGCGAGCACCGGAATCTCCATTTTCATGGACTCCAGGAGCACCAGGGTGTCTCCCTCGCCGATCTGATCGCCCTCGCTCACCACGACCTCAAGCACACTGGCCACGATCTCCGCGCGAACGTCCTCGGCCATCTTCACTCCGCTCGTCTGGGGCGTGTCCGGGGACTACGCAACTGCCTGGGGGTCCATCGAACCACAACACCGGGTTTGTAATGCACTACCGGTGCCATGACACAATGTCAGTAAGCAAACTCAGTCAATGGAGGACCATCATGGCCAAGCGAGGCCGCAAGAAGCGTGACCGTAAGCATTCGAAGGCCAACCACGGCAAGCGTCCCAACGCTTGATGGTTAGGCGCCAGGGCTTGCCCTGGCGCCTAACCTCGAATGATCCCTAGCCTCGAATGATCGTGGTGCGGCTGATCTCGATGCGCAGCCGTTGACGTAAGCCCTCCGGCGCCCTCTCACCACTGCACTTGTTGGCGATCAGTGTCTTGACCCGCTCCTCCACGCCGTAGTGGCGCAGGCAGGCCGGGCATTCCTCGAGATGGTGGCGCAGTTTGTCGCGCGTCTCGGCGGTGCACTCACCGTCCAGCAGCGTCCAGACCTCGGCGATCACCGATGCGCACTCCGGGTGCTCGGGATCCACGGGTCCAACCGGCGGTCGGAAGGTCTGATCCTCTGGGCGATTGAAATCCTCGCTCACGACGACACCTCCTCAGTCGCTGTGTCTAGCCGTTCTCCGCGCAGGAACCCGC from Mycolicibacterium sp. YH-1 harbors:
- a CDS encoding WhiB family transcriptional regulator, encoding MDWRHNAVCRDEDPELFFPVGNSGPALAQIADAKLVCNRCPVTTECLTWALDSGQDAGVWGAMSEDERRALKRRNARTKTRTSV
- a CDS encoding sensor histidine kinase, with the protein product MSTLGDLLAEHTVLPGNAVDHLHAVVSEWQLLADLSFADYLMWVRRDDGVLVCVAQVRPNTAPTVLLADAVGTESDADVMPVVAAAFRSGHIGRESDVTQGVSHDGSWLNVEAVPVQHGNQVVAVLTHQTALADRRKASPLERAYQDCARNLLHMLSEGTFPNVGDLATSRSSPRVGDGFIRLDVNGNVAFASPNAISAYHRMGLAAELEAHNLVAVTRPLIGDPFEAQELADHVRDSLDGGSSMRMEVDAGGATVLFRTLPLVVHGSAAGAAVLIRDVTEVKRRDRALLSKDATIREIHHRVKNNLQTVAALLRLQARRTNNAEGREALIESVRRVSSIALVHDALSMSVDEEVNLDQVVDRIVPIMNDVATVDTPIRIVREGDLGVLDADRATAMVMVITELVQNAIEHAYDSNTGEGSVTIRAERSARWLDVVVHDDGRGLPDGFSLEKSDRLGLQIVRTLVSAELDGSLGMHQAPDGGTDVVLRVPIGRRTRLQQ
- a CDS encoding biotin/lipoyl-binding carrier protein → MAEDVRAEIVASVLEVVVSEGDQIGEGDTLVLLESMKMEIPVLAEVAGTVTSVSVSVGDVIQAGDLIAVIG
- a CDS encoding 50S ribosomal protein bL37; amino-acid sequence: MAKRGRKKRDRKHSKANHGKRPNA
- the rsrA gene encoding mycothiol system anti-sigma-R factor — translated: MSEDFNRPEDQTFRPPVGPVDPEHPECASVIAEVWTLLDGECTAETRDKLRHHLEECPACLRHYGVEERVKTLIANKCSGERAPEGLRQRLRIEISRTTIIRG